A single region of the Abyssisolibacter fermentans genome encodes:
- a CDS encoding 2-oxoacid:acceptor oxidoreductase family protein, whose translation MVNQKEIRLSGSGGQGLILAGIILAEAAILDGKNTIQSQSYGPEARGGASKAEVIISDNVINYPKVRNCDLMLSLTQVACDKYLSQLNEGGILIIDDSIEEPNRNDITIYRLPIIKTAATNIGRIMVSNIVALGALNGISNLVNENSLKKAILNRVPRGTENLNENAFNAGLQLAKAL comes from the coding sequence ATGGTAAATCAAAAGGAAATTAGATTAAGCGGTTCAGGTGGTCAAGGACTTATTTTAGCAGGTATTATACTTGCCGAAGCTGCAATTTTAGATGGAAAAAATACTATACAATCTCAATCATACGGTCCTGAAGCTAGAGGAGGAGCAAGCAAAGCTGAAGTTATAATTAGTGATAATGTAATAAATTATCCAAAAGTAAGAAATTGTGATTTAATGCTTTCTTTAACACAAGTTGCGTGTGATAAATATCTTTCTCAATTAAATGAAGGTGGAATTCTTATAATTGATGATTCTATTGAAGAACCTAATAGAAATGATATAACTATTTACAGACTTCCTATTATAAAAACTGCTGCTACTAATATAGGAAGAATAATGGTATCAAACATCGTTGCTTTAGGGGCTTTAAACGGTATTTCTAATCTAGTAAATGAGAACTCTTTAAAGAAAGCAATTTTAAATAGAGTACCAAGAGGAACAGAAAATTTAAACGAAAACGCATTTAACGCTGGATTACAATTAGCAAAAGCATTATAA
- a CDS encoding 2-oxoacid:ferredoxin oxidoreductase subunit beta, whose protein sequence is MSSELINKYFRMNKLPHIWCPGCGHGILMHSIVKAIDNLGLNKDDVCIVSGIGCSSRAPGYMDFNTLHTTHGRALAFATGIKLANPKLEVIVISGDGDSSAIGGNHLIHAARRNIGITTVIFNNSIYGMTGGQYSPTTPTGDKGTTAPYGNIDNNFDLCRLAEAAGATYTARSTAYHANMLIKQVENGIKNKGFSLIEAISVCPTYYGRKNKKGDSVKMMEYLRDAGINVNKAKNMSSEELADKIVIGEFNNISKPEYTDQYQNIINRLQGER, encoded by the coding sequence ATGTCTAGTGAATTAATAAATAAATATTTCAGAATGAATAAACTGCCACACATTTGGTGTCCAGGTTGTGGTCATGGTATTTTAATGCATTCTATAGTCAAAGCAATTGATAATCTAGGTTTAAATAAAGATGATGTTTGTATCGTATCAGGCATTGGTTGTTCATCAAGAGCCCCTGGATATATGGATTTTAATACTCTTCATACAACACATGGTCGTGCATTAGCTTTTGCTACTGGAATTAAACTAGCTAATCCAAAGCTTGAAGTTATAGTAATATCTGGTGATGGCGATAGTTCTGCAATAGGTGGTAATCATTTAATTCATGCAGCTAGAAGAAATATTGGTATTACTACTGTAATATTTAATAACTCAATATACGGAATGACTGGAGGACAATACTCTCCAACAACACCAACAGGCGACAAAGGTACTACAGCTCCATACGGAAACATTGATAACAACTTTGATTTATGTAGATTAGCAGAAGCTGCTGGAGCTACATATACAGCACGTTCAACAGCTTATCATGCTAATATGCTTATTAAACAAGTAGAAAACGGTATTAAAAATAAAGGATTTTCATTAATTGAAGCAATAAGTGTATGTCCAACATATTATGGACGTAAAAATAAAAAAGGTGACTCTGTAAAAATGATGGAGTATCTAAGAGATGCAGGAATAAATGTTAATAAAGCAAAAAATATGAGTAGTGAAGAATTAGCTGACAAAATTGTAATTGGTGAATTCAACAATATTAGCAAACCTGAATATACTGACCAGTATCAAAATATAATTAATAGATTACAAGGGGAGCGATAG
- a CDS encoding 2-oxoacid:acceptor oxidoreductase subunit alpha, whose translation MSKNVKLMQGNEACVEGALAAGMRFYAGYPITPSTEVAELSSLKLPQVGGKFIQMEDEIGGMAATIGASLAGLKSMTATSGPGFSLKQENLGYACMAEVPCVIVNVQRGGPSTGLPTSPSQGDVMQAKWGTHGDHPMIALTPSSVKETFDLTVKAFNFAEKFRTPVILLLDEVVAHMRERTEIPDQSEIEVIDRKKPQKDLDTYNPYKVVDDTLVPPMAAYGEGYRFHVTGLSHDVTGFPSNDGVIAKNLLNRLMDKVNDNMDELSIYENYKMEDAEIAIVAYGSTARSAKSAVDAAREEGIKVGLFRPMTIWPFLANQVKELDNKVNNIIVAEMNLGQYSLEVERVCKSANVIHYGKINGELITPNEILSKIKEVL comes from the coding sequence ATGAGTAAGAATGTCAAATTAATGCAAGGAAATGAAGCATGTGTTGAAGGTGCTTTAGCAGCAGGCATGAGATTTTACGCTGGTTATCCAATCACTCCTTCAACAGAAGTAGCAGAATTATCTTCATTAAAGCTACCACAAGTAGGTGGTAAATTTATTCAAATGGAAGATGAAATTGGAGGAATGGCAGCTACTATAGGTGCATCCTTAGCAGGACTTAAATCCATGACAGCAACAAGTGGTCCCGGCTTTTCACTTAAACAGGAAAATTTAGGTTATGCATGTATGGCAGAAGTTCCATGTGTAATAGTTAATGTACAACGTGGAGGTCCAAGTACCGGATTACCTACTTCGCCTTCTCAGGGAGACGTTATGCAAGCTAAATGGGGAACTCATGGTGACCATCCTATGATAGCATTAACTCCTAGTTCTGTTAAAGAAACATTTGATTTAACTGTAAAAGCTTTTAATTTTGCAGAAAAATTCAGAACACCTGTTATACTTTTATTAGATGAGGTAGTAGCTCATATGAGAGAAAGAACTGAAATACCTGATCAAAGCGAAATAGAAGTTATTGATAGAAAGAAACCTCAAAAAGATTTAGATACATATAACCCATATAAAGTAGTTGATGATACACTTGTTCCACCAATGGCAGCGTATGGTGAAGGATACCGTTTCCATGTAACAGGTTTATCTCATGATGTAACTGGATTTCCAAGCAATGATGGAGTAATTGCTAAAAATCTTTTAAATAGATTAATGGACAAAGTAAACGATAATATGGATGAATTATCTATATATGAAAATTATAAAATGGAAGATGCAGAGATAGCAATTGTTGCATATGGATCTACTGCTAGATCAGCAAAAAGTGCTGTAGATGCAGCCAGAGAAGAAGGAATAAAGGTTGGTTTATTCAGACCTATGACTATTTGGCCATTTTTAGCTAACCAAGTTAAAGAATTAGATAATAAAGTGAATAACATCATTGTTGCTGAAATGAATTTAGGTCAATATTCGTTAGAGGTAGAAAGAGTATGTAAATCAGCAAATGTCATTCATTATGGAAAAATAAATGGCGAACTTATTACTCCTAATGAAATTTTATCAAAGATTAAGGAGGTTCTATAA
- a CDS encoding 4Fe-4S dicluster domain-containing protein, producing MSAQNNKQLIIKPEWCKGCGICINFCPKDVLELNEKGKINIKNIDECIKCGLCELRCPDYAIYLKEDK from the coding sequence TTGTCCGCACAAAATAATAAACAATTAATTATTAAACCAGAATGGTGTAAAGGGTGTGGCATTTGTATAAATTTTTGTCCGAAAGATGTTTTAGAACTTAATGAAAAAGGTAAAATAAACATTAAAAATATTGATGAATGCATTAAATGCGGCTTATGTGAGCTACGTTGTCCTGATTATGCTATTTATCTAAAGGAGGATAAATAA
- the surE gene encoding 5'/3'-nucleotidase SurE: MNILITNDDGIHADGIRQLSTALKELGNIFIIAPDTERSACGHSITLHQPLRIKKENISKNIKAWSITGTPSDCVKIAIENILPQKPDLIVSGINNDANLGTDVIYSGTVSAAVEGALYDIPSLAISIYKKSEEIIYEGALFYSCKLVEYVINNKLNTPPILNINIPSLSKEDIQGIKITELGIRKYNNEYIMRKDPMGQSYYWLSGSIIDIKNSIESDVSAVETDFISVTPLQYNLTNYELINTLKDKKLSEICIR, from the coding sequence ATGAATATTTTAATAACAAATGATGATGGAATTCATGCTGATGGTATAAGACAACTTTCTACAGCTTTAAAAGAACTTGGCAATATATTTATTATAGCACCTGATACAGAACGAAGTGCTTGTGGACATTCTATAACATTACATCAACCTCTCAGAATAAAAAAAGAAAATATATCAAAAAATATAAAAGCATGGAGTATCACTGGAACACCAAGTGACTGTGTAAAAATAGCTATAGAAAATATATTACCACAAAAACCTGACTTAATAGTATCTGGTATAAATAATGATGCAAATTTAGGCACTGATGTCATATACTCTGGGACTGTATCAGCAGCTGTTGAAGGAGCTTTATATGATATACCTTCATTAGCTATTTCAATTTATAAAAAAAGCGAAGAAATTATATATGAAGGAGCACTTTTTTACTCCTGCAAATTGGTTGAATATGTTATTAATAATAAACTAAATACTCCCCCCATACTTAATATTAATATACCTTCTTTAAGTAAAGAAGATATTCAAGGTATCAAAATTACTGAGTTAGGAATAAGAAAATATAACAACGAATACATAATGAGAAAAGACCCTATGGGTCAAAGCTATTATTGGCTTTCAGGAAGTATAATAGATATAAAAAATAGCATTGAAAGTGATGTGAGCGCTGTAGAGACTGATTTCATATCTGTTACACCTTTACAGTATAATCTAACAAATTACGAATTAATTAATACCTTAAAAGACAAAAAATTGAGTGAAATATGCATAAGATGA
- a CDS encoding tRNA (mnm(5)s(2)U34)-methyltransferase translates to MEQFNNAITIAKNIMQTYVKAGQTVVDTTMGNGNDTKLLASLIQNDGKVYAFDIQLEAIENTKKLLEDNSLLDRTILINDSHSKIDEYIKENIDFAVFNLGYLPTGDHKVITKPDSTILALEQCLNKLNKNGIVLITMYYSHDGGLEEKIAIEDFLKSLSQKKYNVAQLNFINQVNNPPILCIIEKRKNN, encoded by the coding sequence ATGGAACAATTTAATAATGCTATTACAATTGCAAAAAACATAATGCAAACTTATGTGAAAGCTGGACAAACAGTAGTGGATACAACTATGGGAAATGGAAACGATACAAAGCTATTAGCATCATTAATTCAAAATGACGGTAAAGTTTATGCATTTGATATCCAACTAGAAGCTATAGAAAATACAAAAAAACTTTTAGAAGATAATAGTTTATTAGATAGAACTATATTAATCAATGATAGTCATTCTAAAATAGATGAGTACATAAAAGAAAATATAGATTTCGCTGTTTTCAATTTGGGTTATTTACCAACTGGTGATCATAAAGTTATCACAAAACCGGATTCTACAATCTTAGCACTAGAGCAATGCTTAAACAAATTAAATAAAAATGGTATTGTATTAATAACTATGTATTATAGTCACGATGGGGGATTAGAAGAGAAAATTGCAATAGAGGATTTTCTTAAAAGCTTATCACAGAAAAAATACAATGTAGCTCAGTTAAATTTTATTAATCAAGTTAACAATCCTCCTATACTTTGTATCATTGAAAAAAGGAAAAATAATTAG